One part of the Flavobacterium johnsoniae UW101 genome encodes these proteins:
- a CDS encoding AAA family ATPase: MAQSLTEIAQKLKNADKKVKVQLIYAFNGSGKTRLSREFKELIAPKNPAFEEGEEESKIKVMYYNAFTEDLFYWDNDLDNDLDRKLKIQPNGYTNWVLLEQGQEPNIAKHFQRYTNDKLTPNFNQEYTIKDKNGKDLIIHVYSEVRFSFERGNEEPSVFVKISKGEESCFIWSIFYTLLEQAINVLNVAEEGERETNRFNDLKYVFIDDPVSSLDDNHLIEMAVNIGELIKSSQSEDLKFIITTHNPLFYNVLFNEFNNSDLRYGYKPRNCIKWRLEKLDDGTFDIHAQGKDSPFAYHLFLLNELEKVRVSGDIQKYHFNFLRNILEKTSTFLGYYEWKKLLPDDAEGAREGYYKRILELSSHSKISSEEVSALTTQEKDVLKHLVEEIKKIYKFKLNNYQPVNEEDVTV; this comes from the coding sequence ATGGCACAGTCATTAACTGAAATAGCACAAAAATTAAAAAATGCTGATAAAAAAGTAAAAGTACAATTGATTTATGCTTTCAATGGCTCTGGAAAAACAAGGCTTTCACGTGAATTTAAAGAACTGATAGCTCCTAAAAATCCTGCGTTTGAGGAAGGCGAAGAAGAATCAAAAATCAAGGTAATGTACTATAATGCATTTACCGAAGATTTGTTTTATTGGGATAATGATTTGGATAACGATTTAGATAGAAAATTAAAAATTCAGCCCAATGGTTATACCAATTGGGTACTTTTAGAACAAGGACAAGAGCCTAACATAGCGAAACATTTTCAACGCTATACAAATGATAAATTAACGCCTAATTTTAATCAAGAATATACAATTAAGGATAAGAATGGTAAAGATTTAATTATTCATGTATATTCTGAAGTCAGATTCTCATTTGAACGAGGAAATGAAGAGCCTTCTGTATTTGTCAAAATTTCCAAAGGAGAAGAGAGTTGTTTTATTTGGAGTATCTTTTACACTTTATTAGAGCAGGCTATCAATGTTTTAAATGTTGCAGAAGAAGGAGAACGTGAAACGAACCGATTTAATGATTTGAAATATGTTTTTATTGATGATCCAGTAAGTTCATTGGATGACAATCATTTGATTGAAATGGCTGTAAATATAGGTGAATTGATAAAATCAAGCCAATCAGAAGACCTTAAATTCATCATAACAACACATAATCCTTTATTTTACAATGTGTTATTCAATGAATTCAATAATTCAGATTTACGATATGGATACAAACCAAGGAATTGTATAAAATGGCGTTTAGAAAAACTAGATGATGGTACTTTTGACATTCATGCCCAGGGAAAAGATTCTCCTTTTGCATATCATCTTTTCCTTTTGAATGAACTTGAAAAAGTCAGAGTTTCTGGAGATATTCAAAAATATCATTTTAATTTTCTTCGCAATATTTTAGAAAAAACTTCTACTTTTTTAGGATATTATGAATGGAAGAAACTTTTGCCAGATGATGCGGAAGGTGCCCGAGAGGGTTATTATAAAAGAATTCTTGAACTTTCTAGTCATAGTAAAATTTCAAGCGAGGAAGTTTCTGCATTAACGACTCAAGAAAAAGATGTTTTAAAGCATTTAGTAGAAGAAATTAAAAAAATATACAAATTCAAATTGAACAATTACCAACCTGTAAATGAGGAAGATGTCACAGTATAA